In Actinomycetota bacterium, one genomic interval encodes:
- a CDS encoding alpha/beta fold hydrolase: MMKPDLDRVRDDAVAASRVLKRAALRPRTYPGFAREIARVGMHLAMYPAGVVSDALKIDNVVRLGDGYNSRTPLRYLEPEAASMPIILVHGAMHNQSAFTAIKRALRRYGFRNVYTMNYNMIGRDVEQLAAQLSKHVQEIMHRTQALGVHLVCHSLGGVVARYYIQELGGDEFVHTCVTIGSPHKGTHAALVGRGAMRQLRPHSPLYDQLARSTREMPVKWVCFYSNLDSLVLPSSNAKLEEPELHATNILVKDHGHLSLLSSRAVIRRIADALARMGDEKPVDQAPETVTHRA, encoded by the coding sequence ATGATGAAGCCCGACCTCGACCGGGTTCGCGACGACGCCGTCGCGGCGAGCCGAGTCCTGAAGCGTGCAGCGCTACGTCCGCGCACGTATCCGGGATTCGCTCGCGAAATCGCTCGGGTCGGCATGCACCTTGCCATGTATCCCGCCGGCGTGGTGTCCGACGCGCTCAAGATCGACAACGTCGTGCGCCTCGGCGATGGCTACAACTCGCGAACTCCGCTGCGCTACCTCGAACCTGAAGCAGCGTCCATGCCGATCATTCTGGTCCACGGCGCAATGCACAATCAAAGTGCTTTCACGGCCATCAAGCGCGCACTGCGGCGCTACGGCTTCCGCAACGTCTACACGATGAACTACAACATGATCGGCCGCGATGTCGAGCAACTGGCCGCGCAGTTGTCCAAACACGTTCAAGAGATCATGCACCGCACGCAAGCGTTGGGCGTGCATCTAGTCTGCCACTCGCTCGGCGGCGTCGTCGCGCGCTACTACATCCAGGAACTCGGCGGCGACGAGTTCGTACACACGTGCGTGACTATCGGCTCGCCGCACAAGGGAACCCACGCAGCGCTTGTCGGACGAGGGGCGATGCGCCAACTCCGGCCGCACTCACCCCTGTACGACCAACTTGCTCGCTCGACACGCGAGATGCCGGTGAAGTGGGTGTGCTTCTACTCGAACCTGGATTCGCTTGTCTTGCCGTCCTCAAACGCCAAGCTCGAAGAGCCCGAACTACACGCGACAAACATCCTGGTCAAAGACCATGGGCACTTGAGTCTGCTGTCGTCGCGGGCCGTCATTCGCCGGATCGCCGACGCACTGGCACGCATGGGGGATGAGAAGCCGGTCGACCAAGCACCTGAAACGGTGACGCACCGCGCCTGA
- a CDS encoding MgtC/SapB family protein, with the protein MIGDFDVVFRLLVAGVLGALVGLERELRDHPAGLRTHTLVSVGACLFTLVSVYGFLGPAGTSVAGIDPTRIAAQVVVGIGFIGGGAILRHGGSVRGLTTATSLWVTAAVGLAVGFGFYVGAGTAVGIVLVSLALKPVERRLQRPGRRSSGDE; encoded by the coding sequence ATGATCGGCGACTTCGACGTTGTCTTCCGGCTCTTGGTGGCCGGTGTGCTCGGCGCCCTGGTAGGGCTGGAGCGCGAGTTACGTGATCACCCCGCGGGGCTTCGAACCCACACGCTGGTTTCTGTCGGCGCGTGTTTGTTCACCTTGGTGTCGGTCTACGGGTTTCTCGGCCCTGCGGGAACTTCGGTGGCCGGGATCGACCCCACTCGCATCGCCGCACAGGTCGTGGTCGGCATCGGGTTCATCGGCGGAGGTGCGATCCTGCGTCACGGGGGGTCCGTTCGAGGGCTGACCACCGCGACGAGCCTGTGGGTGACGGCCGCGGTGGGACTTGCTGTGGGCTTCGGCTTCTACGTGGGAGCCGGGACCGCCGTCGGCATCGTGTTGGTTTCGCTTGCGCTCAAGCCGGTCGAGCGGCGTTTGCAGCGTCCGGGTCGTCGCAGCAGCGGGGACGAGTAG